Below is a window of Mucilaginibacter ginkgonis DNA.
AGATAGCTCTGGCCCGGGCAATAGAACTAACCGACGGTGGCAAGGGTAATGTTACGGTGATCCACGTGGGCGAAGCCGCTAACGAACCAACGATACGCAAGGCGCTTGCCATAGGCGCAACTGATGCCGTACGCATCAACTCAGCAGCGCACGATGCCTTTTTTGTAGCTGAGCAGATAGCAGCCTACGTAAAGCAGCATCCTTTCGACCTGATTCTGACAGGCCGTGAGTCGATAGACTATAATGGGTCTAAAGTAGCAGCGATGCTGGGCGAATTGCTGGACATCCCATCTGTATCGATCATTAAAAAGTTGGATACTACTGATAGTGAAGCGACAGTTGAGCGCGAGATAGAAGGCGGCAAAGAAGTGCTGACCATTCCATACCCGTTTGTTGCCGGTTGCGCAGAGGGTGTGGCAGAACCGAAAATCCCAAACATGCGCGGTATAATGGGCGCGCGCAGCAAGCCCCTAACCGTTTTAGAGCCTGTTGAAGCAACCGTTTATTCGGAAATTTTAAGCTATGAAACTCCTGCCCCACGCGGTCAGGTAAAATTAGTGAGCACAGATGAAACCGCACAACTGGTAAACATGTTGCACACCGAAGCCAAAGTGATCTGATTTAAAAATTCTAGAAATTTAAAATATGTCGGTTTTAGTATATGCAGAGAACGCGGATGGCAAATTCAAGAAATCGGTTTATGAAGCCGTTACGTATGCCCGCGCCATCGCGGACCAAAATAATACAATTGTTACGGCCATTTCAATCGGCGATGTTGCTGATAGCGAATTAAGCCAGTTAGGTAATTACGGTGCGCAGAAGATTTTAACTGTCAGCAATGACAAACTTAAAAACTTTGTAAACCAGGCTTATGCAGCAGTTATCGCACAGGCAGCTAAAAGCGAGCAGGCAGATGTTGTAGTAATATCTAACTCATTCTCTGGCCGCGGATTAGCCCCGCGTGTTGCAGTGAAATTGAGTGCGGGAGTTGCAGATGGCGCGGTTGCCTTGCCTGAACAAAGTGGCGGCAAGTTCACTATCAAAAAAACGGCATTTTCCGGAAAAGCGTTCGCGACTGTCGAACTTACTTCTGCTGTGAAGGTTATCGCACTTACGCCAAACTCTTACAAAGTTGTAGAGAATGCCACCGGTGCGCAACCGCAAGCCTTTACCGTTGAAACTGATGAAAACGATTTTAAAGCAATGCTAAAAGACATTGCTAAAGCAAGCGGTAAGGTTTCTTTACCCGATGCTGAGATCGTAGTATCTGGTGGTCGCGGATTAAAAGGGCCTGAAAATTTCAAATTAGTTGAAGATCTTGCCGAACTGCTTGGTGCCGCAACCGCTTGTTCAAAACCGGTATCAGACGCAGGTTGGCGCCCGCACAGCGAGCACGTAGGCCAAACCGGCATTGCAGTAAGTCCAAATTTATATATCGCGATAGGCATCTCCGGTGCGATACAGCATCTTGCAGGTATCAGCGCATCAAAAGTTATTGTTGTCATCAACAAAGATGCCGAAGCGCCGTTCTTCAAGGTAGCCGATTATGGCATTGTTGGAGACGCTTTCGACGTGGTGCCAAAATTGATAGAAGCTGTTAAAGCTTACAAAGCGTCGGCTTAAAAGATTTGTGATGGCGAATAATATGAAAAAGATCAAGCTGGATATTGTTGGGCTTTCTTACAGCCAAACGCAATCCGGCGCCTACGCATTGGTGTTAGGCGAAGTTGGCGGCCGCCGCAGGCTGCCGATTATCATCGGCAGTTTTGAGGCACAGGCCATCGCTATTGAAATTGAGAAAATGACGCCCAGCCGCCCGCTTACGCACGATCTTTTTAAAAGCTTCGCCCAGGCTTACAGCATTAATATTACAGAGATCATCATCTATAATCTTGTCGACGGTATATTTTACTCAAAGCTGGTTTGCTCCGACGGTAAGAAAACTATGGAGATAGACGCCCGCACATCTGACGCCATTGCGATGGCGGTAAGGTTCGAGTGCCCCATTTACACGCACGAATTTATTTTGTCGACAGCTGGTATTGTAATTGAAGGCAACGACTTTGTGTACCTTGAAAATATGGGCGAGCCTGCTGAAGAAAAAAATACAGTTCCTGTAGGTGGCAGCGGATATGGCTCATTAAGCGTTGATGAGTTGAAAACTAAACTCGCTTCTGCCCTTGGCGACGAAGCTTATGAGAAAGCCGCAAAAATCCGTGACGAACTGAACAGGAGGAAATCTTCCTAGAAGCCTAATCCTAAGCTTTTTTTAATCAAGGTCTGTCTTACGCAGCGGCTAATCCCGCTCCGCCGCTCACAACCAAGGCGTCTTCAATAAGTCCGATAACCGGGTCTAAAATTCTTGTTTGTTTAACCGTTTGCTTACGGATGTAAAAACTCGCATATGTAGATGCCAATGCACTTACACCGCCAATAATAACCCCTCTTAAAGGTTTATTGCCTGCGGCTTTGTAGATACTGGCACCGGCCACCATCCCGGCGGCAACACGGCCTATCAGTCCGGCAGGTTGTATCCGGTTTGGGGCAGATGGCATCTTATCGCCAACAAATTCACTCAAAGCGAGCACCTTTAAAGCGACGGATACTTTGTCGTTTTGCATAAATTTTAAGCCCGATCTGCCGATGTTCCTGCTATGATGGTGACTAAGAATATGACTGGTGACAGCCGGTGCAGAAAAAGTACGCATACCCGCTAATGCTCCCACACCAACTGCTTGCCAAAACGGCTCCTTCATTTTCTTTGACATATCTTATTGAATTATCCTGAATCTAAACTGCGTTATACAGGGTTATGTTTGCCTGTACCCGCAAACATTTTAGCTCTATCGGTAAAATGTTAAATCAATAATTAAGTATGGTTGTTGACCTTCTAAACACTTTATTATGAGATTAAAAGAGGAGAATATACTTGGCGAACTAGGAAGCGCCATAGGTAAAGGTTTATTAGCAGGCTTAGCGGGTACCGCCGCCATGACACTATCTCAAATGATCGAGATGAATATTACCAAACGCGAACCCAGCGATGCGCCGTCTAAAGCGGTGTCAAAAGTTGTTGACGTAAAGCCGGTTAACGAAGATGAAAAAGAAAAAGTAAATAATGAAATACACTGGACTTACGGCACCGCCCTGGGTATTTCACGCGGACTGATCGGCCTTACCGGTCTAAAAGGCTGGAAGGCTACTGCACTTCACTTTGGCTTGGTTTGGGGGGCATCTATGGTGATGCTGCCAAAACTTAAAGTAGCCCCGCCGGTAACTGAAGAAGAACCGCAAGCGGTAGCAATTGACGGTTTTCATCACGCGGTTTACGCGCTGGCTACAGGTTTAGCTTATGACGCCCTGGATGCAGGCGGCCGCCACGAACGTAAACTCAATAAATTACTTACGCAGCTGAAAGACAGGGGGGTCATAAGCAATATCAAGAAGAGGTTTTAAAATCAGCCACTTTCATCACCATTGCGAGCAACAACGTGACGAAGCAATCCCGGATTGCAATGATGAAATTGTCGAATTGTAAAAAACAAAAAACGCCGCTCCGGAAATCCGGGGCGGCGTTTCACATTATATAAACTAAACTATTACTCGGTCACTAATTTTGGCTCTTCGGTTTGTACGGGTTTCTTCTTAAAGTAGTTCTTGATATTTACACGGATGATGTACATACATGGGACCAGGATCAGCGTAATGATGGTAGCGAAACCAAGACCGAAGATCATCGTCCAGGCTAAAGGCCCCCAGAATGCTACGTTATCGCCACCAAAGTGAATATGCGGCGCAAAATGCGTGAACATCTCTACAAAGTCGATATTGAAACCTACTGCCAGCGGCACCAAGCCTAATATCGCCGCAGTAGCTGTTAGCAATACTGGCGTCATACGGGTGTGGCCTGCCTCTACAACTGCATCGTGGAGGTTCATGCCTTCTTCCATCAGTATATCCGTAAATTCTACAAGCAGGATACCATTCCGGACGACGACACCAGCCAACGCAATAATACCAACACCTGTCATCACAATAGCCATGGTCATACCGGTTAAGCTTACGCCCAGTAATACACCAATGATACTGAAGAAGATCTCACTGATAATGATCAGCGTTTTACCTATCGAGTTAAACTGTATCATCAAAATGATCAGGATCAAACCGAATGAAGTTGCCAAAGCACCGCCCAAAAAGGTAACGGCTTCCATTTGATCTTCCTGACCACCACCCTGACGGATGATGATACTATCATCTTTCTTAAAGTTTTGTATCGCTTTAAAGATGGTAGCGTTCACATCATTCGGGTTATATGGTTTCACAACGCTTGATCCCAATGTCAACACCCTGCGTTGCTGCTTGCGTTTAATGTTGCTGTAAGTGTTGGTATAATCAACATTGGTGAAGGCTGAAATTGGCACCTGCCTAATGGCCCCGCCTGTAGCAAGGTCGCGGTAAGTGATCTTCATATTACGCAACTGGTCGATGTTGCCACGCTGCGACTCCAGCGCACGCACCTTGATCTGGTAATCATCTTCTTTGGTATTACGGAAGTCACCTGCTTTAGCGCCGAATACCGCTGCACCAAGTGCCTGGCTAACCTGCGCTGTAGTTATACCTTCGCGGTTTGCACGCTCACGGTCGACATCAAATACAATTTCGGGTTTGTCATTTTGCACATCGGCAACCAGGTTTTCTATACCGGCGATATTCTGTTTAGCCAGGTAGCTCTTTAAACGGTTACCTGTGGCTACCAAAGAGTCAAGGTTATCACCAATGATCTCAATACTGATATCCTTTTGTACCGGCGGGCCGCTGTTTTCCTGTTGTACAGAGATCTTAACACCCGGTAAACCTTGGACGGCACCACGGATACGCTCTAAGACCTTCTTAGTGTCTTTGCCTTCACGTTTGCCAAATTCAACAAAGGCAACGGTTACCTTACCTTTATTTTCGTAATCGCCTTGATCTTCATCGGTTGGATCAGAAACGCCTTTTGTAACGTTTGATATTACCGACGATACAATGTCCTTGTCAGGTTCAACTACTTCGGCTACGCGCTTCTCAATTTTCTTGGTTACCTCATTTGTAGTTGCCTGGTCTGTACCAATTGGCATAGTAATATATACATAGGCAAAATTGGGGTCGCCCGAAGGGAAGAACACCGGGGTTTTACCTAATACACTGTTAATTATCAAGGCTACGATGAACAGACCCAGCGTACCAAACAGTACAGTAACAGGCCTGTGCACGGCTTTTTCTAATATTCTTGCATACCAGTCCCTGAATTTTGGCCAGGCTTTGGTTTGGAAAGTATCTATAGCCCGCAGCAAAACAAAGTGGTTAAGCAGATAAAGCAGGATGGCCAGTACAAGGAAGTTACCCATGCCCATGGTCCATTTACCGGCAAAGAACATGATATAGCTTAAGGCCGCTAACACAGTCATAATGCCCACAACCTTGGCAGTCTTTTTATCAAACTTTGGATTATCATGCTCACCGGCAATATGCGGTTTCATAAAATCAACCGCGAAAACCGGGTTCATAATGTAAGCCACCACTAAAGACGCTAACAAGGTTATGATCAGCGTGATCGGCAGGAAGAACATGAAGTGACCTATCAGGCTATTCCAGAAAGCCAAAGGAATAAATGGTGCCAAGGTTGTCATCGTTCCCGAGAATACCGGTAAGAACACCTCACCAGCAGCCATTTTAGCAGCCTCTTTGATCGGTACGCGGCCGTTGTCAAATATCCGGTGTGTATTCTCTATTACCACAATAGCATCATCCACAACGATACCTAATGCGAGCAGGAATGAGAATAACACGATCATATTAAGTGTGAAACCAATAACAGGCATTACCAGGAACGCGATGAAACACGACAGTGGTACCGACAGTGCTACGAATACCGCGTTGGTAGTTCCCATAAAGAACATCAGGATCACCGTTACCAAGATGAAACCTATAACTATGGTGTTGATCAGGTCATTAAGGGTAGTGCGGGTTTTGTCTGACTGATCGCCTGTCACCGTGATATTCAAACCTTTAGGAAAAACCGTTTTCTGCTTGTTCTTGATCAACGCGTTGATCTTGTCAGAAGCTTCGATCAGATTCTCTCCTGTACGTTTACTAACGTTTAGCGTGATAACATTCTTGAAATTAGGATTTTCCGGCGTTTTTAAACGCGCATAACTTTCCTGCTCTAAGAATGAGTCTTTAATTTCGGCAATATCGCGCAGGTAGATGGCCTGACCTTTTGGATTACGCAAAGCCATGCGGGACACTTCATCAGCGCTCTTAAAATCCTGTTTAATGTCTATGCTCCTGCGCACACCATCGGTCTTTACTGTACCCGCAGAGGTAAGAATGTTCTCATTACCTATAGCCTGAATAATGTCGTTAAAGGTTACTTGCGCCGCGGCCATTTTATTCAGATCGACATTTACTTGAATTTCCGGTGTCAGCGCGCCTACCTCATCAACTTTAGAGATCTCTTTGTAACTTTCTATCTCGTCTTTCAACAGGTCTGCATATTCCTTTAGCTTCTTCAGGTCATAATCGCCGGAAATATTGATGTAAAGGATAGGCAAGTCGGCCACATTGATGTCTGATATCACAGACTCCTTAAGATTATTGTCATTCTGCGGCAAATCTTGTTTTGCTTTATCCACCGCGTCTTTTACATCAACCTTAGCGTCTTTAATATCTACGTTAGCCTGAAACTCTGCCGTAATAATAGATACGTTCTGTACAGAGTTTGAGGTAACCTTCTTTAATCCCTTAAGCGACTTTAGTTGCTTCTCTATCTGCCTGGTTACCAGATTCTCAATATTTTGTGGCGATTGGCCTGCAAAAGTTGTGGTTACGAAAACCTTCGACTGGGCAATGTCAGGGAAGTTTTCTTTAGGCAGCGTATTGTAGCTGATGATCCCCAATACGGTGATCAGGAACACCAGTACGTAAATAGCTGTCTTATTATCTATGGCCCAACTTGATGGGCCGAATTCTTTTTTAACGTCTTTCATGCTCTTATGATAAGATTTTGGTTTAGTTAGCCGCTTGTGCAACCTTTATTCTATCGCCGTCTTCAATGTCAGACGCGCCATCTGTCACCAATTGATCGCCCGCTGAAAGGCCGGAAACGATTTCTGACTTGCCACCATAACTTGCGCCAACTTTTACGTTTTTGCGTTTAGCAACACCATTTTGGTTCACAAATACATAATCGCCGCCCTCAGACTTTTGGATAGCTTTTACCGGTACAACAATAGCGTTTGTCTTGTTGTAATCTGCTATTTTGATAATGGCTGTCATATTAGGACGAAGAGAAGCACGTGCAGGTAATTTAATTTCGGCAGCAAAGCTTCTTGATGTTGGATCGATGGCTTTAGCAGCGAAAGTCACTTTAGTTACTAGTGAATCATTAGCATCAGGAACCACAACCTTTACGCTGTTGCCGGTGCCTACGCTTCCTGAGTATGATTCGGGAACGTCAACCTTAACTTTTAATTGGTCTGCGTTTACTACGCGGATGCCTGTTTGCCCCGGCTGCGCAACCTGGCCAAGTTTAAGGTCCATCTGGTCAACCGTACCACTGATAGGCGATTTGATGGTGTACATCGCCGCTTGTTGTCTTAAAGAAGCTAAAGCTTTTTGGCTGGCCTCTAAAGTAGTTTTAGCCTGAAGAAACTGCACTTCGGTACCTATTTTTTGGTCCCACAGGTTTTTCTGACGCTGGTATAAAGTGTTGTTCAGTTGCAACTGAGCCTGAGATTGGGCAATGTTTTGCCTTAAAACATTATCATCTAATTGAACCATTACCTGTCCGCGCGACACATGCTGGCCAACTTTTACATAAATGGCTGTAATAGTACCAGGCGATTGCGGATAAGCCGTAACATTGTCCTGCGCGTCTATCTTACCTTGCAACTCTACGTAATTTGTGAAGGTGCCGGGTTTAATATCATAAACATTCACCTCTGTCACTTTAGAAGAGTCCTGGCCTGCGCCGGTTTTAGCTTCTAATGCAGTGATCTTGGTTGTCAGGTCTGCTTGTTGTTTTTTAAGATCGGCAAGCTCTGTTTTAGCGTCTTTGGGCTTGTTGCAAGCTGCCAGTGCAACTACAGCCAATGTGGTATATAAAATCTTTTTCATGGTGCTTATTTGAGTGTGTGATTGTTTAGTTTAATATTGAATGCGGCCGTAAGTGCGGTCAAGTTCTACTTTATTTACCAGGGCATCGTACAAACCTTGTATGTATTTATCGTCGGCGTCAACCAAGGCAGTTTCTGCCTGGGTTACCTCGATGCTCGACCCTACGCCTTGCTGATATTTGATCTTCGATACGCGCAATACCTCTTGTGCTAAATCACGGTTGCGGCGCTGGCTGTTAAGTGTTTGCAAACCGTTTATATAATTGATCCTTGCGTACTCTGCCTGTAATGCGAAACCATTCTTAGCGTTTTCCATGTCATTTTGCGTTTTCTGAACGGTGATCTTAGATTGTGCTACCTGGTATTTATGCTGGAATCCCGTGAAAACCTGCCAGCTTAAACGTAAGCCGATATAGCTTGACGGGAACTGGTTGGCGTACAAATTACCGAACGCGTTGTCTTGGTAAGCAGATGTAAAGTTGCCTATCGCCGAAAGCTTAGGAAAATAGTTAGCCTGGTTACGCTTAACGTCCAATTGGTTAAGCCTGTATTGGGTTTCCAATAAACTATACTCAATTCGGTTTTTATAGAGGGTGGTGTCCGTAGTTTGTGCAGCGGCGGTTTCGTCCAGTTTAACATCTTCAAGTTTATCTAACAAGATCAGATTCTCCTGGATAGGCATACCCATTTGAAATTTTAACATTTGATAGCCTACTGCTAATAATCGTAATGCATTCTCTCTGTTAGAAACCAAAGTATTGTATTGAACAGTTGTACGATCTACATCGATTTTCTCTACAAAGCCTTGCTTGTTTTGCGCTGTGGTTTGGTCGAGTTGTGTCTTCAGTTGTTTGATGTTCGCATCAAGCAGTTTTACCCGCTCATCGTTAACCAAAACAGAGTAATATGCCTTGGTAACATTTACGTTTGCCTGGATCTTTGAACGCGTAAGGCTTTTTTGGGACAACTCCTGATAAGTCTTAGATGCCTTTAAGCCTATAAAGAATGTACCATCGAACAATAACTGGCTGGCATCAACCCCAAAGTTAGACTGGTACTTTACCCCAAATTTAACCGGGATGAAGGTTCCGGGCGCGCCGAAAAATTCGCCGGGTAATAAGGTAGTAGGAATTTTAAGATAGTCTAATAAACTGGCCGAGGCAGTCAACTGCGGCAAGCCCTGACCTGTAACCTCTTTCACCCTGTATTGCGCGCTTTTGATGTCAAGGTTAGCGTTTATCACAGTGTCCTGGTGCTGTAACGCATAGGCGATACAATCGGCAAGGGTAAAACTGTGCGTAGGCGCCGCAGGCGGCGGGGTCTGCGCCATTACCCGCGTAATAAGCGAACCTGTTACAATTAATGTTAGAAACAATTTATTCATATCAAGATAGTGATGGTTTTATGCTGTTTTCTTTAATTTATTTTGATACTCATTGAGGAGCTGGTACCCTTCAAGCGTTACTATACCGTAATTGAAATGCTCCACAAACTGCTGCTGTACTTTTACAACATTGAATTGAGGTGCGGGGAAATTTTGCTGATTAAAACCCGATTCTACCTGCAGGATGCGCATGCGCGCAATGACCCGTACATCAATTTCGGGGCGTATATAACCTTCCTCTATTCCTTTAAGCATCAGTTCTTCTAATCGCTGAACTATAGACTCCCATTTAAACTTTTGAATAATGGCCCAGCCTTCCGGATGATATTTCTGCAGATCATGCATAAGAATGGGGTTCATCCGTGACAGCATCTCTTCTGAACAGCGCATCCATTCTGATAACTGCGCGATAACATTATCTGCCTCGTTCATCATCTTGTCCATCTCGGTCTCATCTTGCTGCATCCGCATCTTCACCAAAGCTGTTACCAGCTCATTCTTATCGGCAAAATGCTGATAGATGGTCTTTTTCGACATTCCCAAATGGCGGGCAATATCATCCATCGTAACGCTTTTTATCCCCGCTGTTAAAAACAGGTCTAATGCTCCGTTTAATATTCTTTCGAACTGACTCATTTCGACGCAAAACTATGGAAACATTTTTTGATTAAAAAGTTTCCATCGTTTATTACAATTTCCAGACATTCTTGACTTAACAAATGAACATTGCAAATTTTGCTTAAGAAACTTTAGTAAACGGCGTGTGCTTAAGACATTTACAGGGGATAATTGCGACATGAACTTTATCGTTTACGCCAAAAGCTAATTATTATCTTTGTGCAAACGTATAACCATGCACCTTACTGCTCTGTCTGCCATCTCGCCTATTGATGGCCGCTATAGAAATACTACTAAAGAACTAGCTGCTTATTTTTCTGAGTTTGCCCTCATTAAGTACCGCGTATTGGTAGAGGTTGAATATTTCATCGCGCTGTCCCAATATGGGCTGCCGCAGCTTCAGCCTTTAGATAGCGTGATAACAGAAAAGTTACAGGGCATTTATAAAACGTTTAGGGAGGAAGATGCGCAATCCATCAAAGACATCGAAAAAACAACCAACCATGATGTCAAGGCGGTTGAGTATTTCTTAAAGCAAAAGTTCGACGAGTTGGGCTTGTCATCGCACAAAGAGTTTATACATTTCGGGCTTACCTCTCAGGACATAAATAACACCGCGATACCATTAAGTTTTAAGGAGGCTTTAAATAATGTCTACTACCCTTCTATAAATGAGCTGGTTGAGGTGCTTAAAACCTACGCCTCAGACTGGGCTAATATCCCTATGCTGGCACATACACACGGTCAGCCGGCATCACCTACCCGCCTGGGAAAAGAGATACTGGTGTTTGTTGAGCGGATTGAAAAGCAGCTCGAACTGCTTGATGCAATTCCTTTCTCTGCTAAATTTGGCGGGGCTACGGGCAACTTTAACGCCCATAAAGTGGCCTATCCAAAGCATGATTGGATAGCTTTTGGAAACACCTTTGTAAATGACACTTTAGGTTTAAGCCGCTCGCAGCATACTACTCAGATTGAACACTACGACAACTTTGCCGCCAAATGCGATGCGCTGAAACGCATCAACAATATCATCCTCGACCTTGACCGTGATATGTGGACCTATATCTCCATGAATTACTTTAAACAGAAAATCAAAGCGGGAGAAATTGGTTCATCAGCAATGCCGCATAAGGTTAATCCCATTGACTTTGAAAACAGCGAGGGGAATGTTGGGATCGCCAATGCTTTGTTTGAACACCTGGCCGCGAAGTTGCCGGTATCACGTTTGCAGCGCGACCTTACTGATTCTACCGTACTTCGCAATATTGGCGTGCCGGTTGCCCATACGCTCATCGCGATTAAATCTACAATTAGGGGTTTAAACAAATTGCTCTTGAACGAGGCCGCCATTAACACCGATCTGGAAGATAACTGGGCAGTAGTTGCCGAAGCTATACAAACCATCCTTCGCCGCGATGGCTACCCTAATCCGTACGAGGCCTTAAAAGACCTTACCCGTACCAATAGCCAGATAAATGCTGCTACCATTGCCGCTTTTGTTGATACCTTGGACGTAAGCGAAGAGACACGCGGGGAGTTAAAGTGTATGACGCCACAGAACTATACAGGGGTGTAAGTCATTAACGGGTCAAAACAAGCCTGGCTTTATTGCCAGATGAATTAGATAGCTAACTTTGCTTAGGGGTTATTGTTATCCTGCACTTGTTTCAGGATCTCTCAGAACAGTTTGAATTGCAAGTGAGATGCCGAAACAAGTTCGGCATGACGGTCTCCAGAAAATTAATCTTAACATAATGAACATCAACGTATATACCGAGAGCACGCCGAACCCGGCAACAATGAAATTCATTGTCAATAAATTGCTGATAAACGGCAGCCAGGACTATCCCACCAAAGAGTCTGCAGAGCATGCTTCTTTCGCCAAAGAATTGTACAAGTTCTCTTTTGTAAACGGTGTCTTTTTCGCCAGCAACTTTGTTACTGTGACCAAAACGGAAGGCAGTGAATGGGACGATATAGAGCCTATACTGAAAGAGTTTGTTAAAGGCGCGGTGGAATCGGAGTTAAAAGTTAAAGCGGAAGAAGTTGAATCTGACGTGACTTTCGAAGGTACAGACGCTGAAGTAAAGATCCAGCAGATCTTGCATGATTACGTTCGCCCGGCTGTTGAGCAGGATGGCGGCGCTATTGCCTATAAATCTTTTGAAGAAGGCGTGGTTACTGTTGAACTTCGCGGTTCATGCAGCGGCTGCCCATCGTCGACCATTACCCTTAAAGCCGGTATTGAAAACCTGTTAAAACGCATGGTTCCCGAAGTACAGGAAGTAGTTTCTGAGGCTATGTAATTTGATGATTCCACCGATTTGGTGAAATTACACTGATAGATACTAAGCGCTCTATAGGGGCGCTTTTTTATGTAAGTACATTCCGATCGCGGCATTCTGAAATGCATATATTTACATGCAAGTCAATAAGTTATGTCAACCAGATTATTACCAACTCTGTCCGTCCGCCGAGGTAAAGAAGCAGTAGACTTTT
It encodes the following:
- a CDS encoding electron transfer flavoprotein subunit beta/FixA family protein; protein product: MNILVCISNVPDTTTKITFTDNNTQFNSAGVQFIINPYDEIALARAIELTDGGKGNVTVIHVGEAANEPTIRKALAIGATDAVRINSAAHDAFFVAEQIAAYVKQHPFDLILTGRESIDYNGSKVAAMLGELLDIPSVSIIKKLDTTDSEATVEREIEGGKEVLTIPYPFVAGCAEGVAEPKIPNMRGIMGARSKPLTVLEPVEATVYSEILSYETPAPRGQVKLVSTDETAQLVNMLHTEAKVI
- a CDS encoding electron transfer flavoprotein subunit alpha/FixB family protein, with translation MSVLVYAENADGKFKKSVYEAVTYARAIADQNNTIVTAISIGDVADSELSQLGNYGAQKILTVSNDKLKNFVNQAYAAVIAQAAKSEQADVVVISNSFSGRGLAPRVAVKLSAGVADGAVALPEQSGGKFTIKKTAFSGKAFATVELTSAVKVIALTPNSYKVVENATGAQPQAFTVETDENDFKAMLKDIAKASGKVSLPDAEIVVSGGRGLKGPENFKLVEDLAELLGAATACSKPVSDAGWRPHSEHVGQTGIAVSPNLYIAIGISGAIQHLAGISASKVIVVINKDAEAPFFKVADYGIVGDAFDVVPKLIEAVKAYKASA
- a CDS encoding bifunctional nuclease family protein, translated to MKKIKLDIVGLSYSQTQSGAYALVLGEVGGRRRLPIIIGSFEAQAIAIEIEKMTPSRPLTHDLFKSFAQAYSINITEIIIYNLVDGIFYSKLVCSDGKKTMEIDARTSDAIAMAVRFECPIYTHEFILSTAGIVIEGNDFVYLENMGEPAEEKNTVPVGGSGYGSLSVDELKTKLASALGDEAYEKAAKIRDELNRRKSS
- a CDS encoding DUF4126 family protein, whose translation is MSKKMKEPFWQAVGVGALAGMRTFSAPAVTSHILSHHHSRNIGRSGLKFMQNDKVSVALKVLALSEFVGDKMPSAPNRIQPAGLIGRVAAGMVAGASIYKAAGNKPLRGVIIGGVSALASTYASFYIRKQTVKQTRILDPVIGLIEDALVVSGGAGLAAA
- a CDS encoding efflux RND transporter permease subunit, with the protein product MKDVKKEFGPSSWAIDNKTAIYVLVFLITVLGIISYNTLPKENFPDIAQSKVFVTTTFAGQSPQNIENLVTRQIEKQLKSLKGLKKVTSNSVQNVSIITAEFQANVDIKDAKVDVKDAVDKAKQDLPQNDNNLKESVISDINVADLPILYINISGDYDLKKLKEYADLLKDEIESYKEISKVDEVGALTPEIQVNVDLNKMAAAQVTFNDIIQAIGNENILTSAGTVKTDGVRRSIDIKQDFKSADEVSRMALRNPKGQAIYLRDIAEIKDSFLEQESYARLKTPENPNFKNVITLNVSKRTGENLIEASDKINALIKNKQKTVFPKGLNITVTGDQSDKTRTTLNDLINTIVIGFILVTVILMFFMGTTNAVFVALSVPLSCFIAFLVMPVIGFTLNMIVLFSFLLALGIVVDDAIVVIENTHRIFDNGRVPIKEAAKMAAGEVFLPVFSGTMTTLAPFIPLAFWNSLIGHFMFFLPITLIITLLASLVVAYIMNPVFAVDFMKPHIAGEHDNPKFDKKTAKVVGIMTVLAALSYIMFFAGKWTMGMGNFLVLAILLYLLNHFVLLRAIDTFQTKAWPKFRDWYARILEKAVHRPVTVLFGTLGLFIVALIINSVLGKTPVFFPSGDPNFAYVYITMPIGTDQATTNEVTKKIEKRVAEVVEPDKDIVSSVISNVTKGVSDPTDEDQGDYENKGKVTVAFVEFGKREGKDTKKVLERIRGAVQGLPGVKISVQQENSGPPVQKDISIEIIGDNLDSLVATGNRLKSYLAKQNIAGIENLVADVQNDKPEIVFDVDRERANREGITTAQVSQALGAAVFGAKAGDFRNTKEDDYQIKVRALESQRGNIDQLRNMKITYRDLATGGAIRQVPISAFTNVDYTNTYSNIKRKQQRRVLTLGSSVVKPYNPNDVNATIFKAIQNFKKDDSIIIRQGGGQEDQMEAVTFLGGALATSFGLILIILMIQFNSIGKTLIIISEIFFSIIGVLLGVSLTGMTMAIVMTGVGIIALAGVVVRNGILLVEFTDILMEEGMNLHDAVVEAGHTRMTPVLLTATAAILGLVPLAVGFNIDFVEMFTHFAPHIHFGGDNVAFWGPLAWTMIFGLGFATIITLILVPCMYIIRVNIKNYFKKKPVQTEEPKLVTE
- a CDS encoding efflux RND transporter periplasmic adaptor subunit translates to MKKILYTTLAVVALAACNKPKDAKTELADLKKQQADLTTKITALEAKTGAGQDSSKVTEVNVYDIKPGTFTNYVELQGKIDAQDNVTAYPQSPGTITAIYVKVGQHVSRGQVMVQLDDNVLRQNIAQSQAQLQLNNTLYQRQKNLWDQKIGTEVQFLQAKTTLEASQKALASLRQQAAMYTIKSPISGTVDQMDLKLGQVAQPGQTGIRVVNADQLKVKVDVPESYSGSVGTGNSVKVVVPDANDSLVTKVTFAAKAIDPTSRSFAAEIKLPARASLRPNMTAIIKIADYNKTNAIVVPVKAIQKSEGGDYVFVNQNGVAKRKNVKVGASYGGKSEIVSGLSAGDQLVTDGASDIEDGDRIKVAQAAN
- a CDS encoding TolC family protein, with the protein product MNKLFLTLIVTGSLITRVMAQTPPPAAPTHSFTLADCIAYALQHQDTVINANLDIKSAQYRVKEVTGQGLPQLTASASLLDYLKIPTTLLPGEFFGAPGTFIPVKFGVKYQSNFGVDASQLLFDGTFFIGLKASKTYQELSQKSLTRSKIQANVNVTKAYYSVLVNDERVKLLDANIKQLKTQLDQTTAQNKQGFVEKIDVDRTTVQYNTLVSNRENALRLLAVGYQMLKFQMGMPIQENLILLDKLEDVKLDETAAAQTTDTTLYKNRIEYSLLETQYRLNQLDVKRNQANYFPKLSAIGNFTSAYQDNAFGNLYANQFPSSYIGLRLSWQVFTGFQHKYQVAQSKITVQKTQNDMENAKNGFALQAEYARINYINGLQTLNSQRRNRDLAQEVLRVSKIKYQQGVGSSIEVTQAETALVDADDKYIQGLYDALVNKVELDRTYGRIQY